The genomic DNA GCGCAGTCCATCGCCCGGAGCCTGATGGCCTCGATGTACGGCTGGGGCGACGACCAGTTCGGATGCCTCGTCGAACTCTGGAACCACGAATCGGGCTGGAACGTGTACGCCTCGAACGGTTCGAGCGGCGCCTACGGCATCCCGCAGGCGCTGCCCGGCAGCAAGATGGCCTCGGCCGGTGCCGATTGGCAGACCAACCCGGCGACGCAGATCACCTGGGGCCTCGGGTACGTCGCCGGCCGCTACGGCACCCCGTGCGGCGCCTGGGACTCGTTCAGTGCGAAGGGCTGGTACTGACGCAACCCCTGTCGGGAGCGGGCCGCCGGCACGTAGCCTGACGGGATGGACGAACGCTCCGACGCGCCCGCGACCAGGTCCGATTCCGGACCGGTCGCGGGCGTTCGTCGGCTGATCGCGTGGGTGCTGAGCACGAAGCCGGCCCGAGCGTTCCTGTTGTATCAGGAGAGCCACGGGCCGAAGCTCGCCGACAGCGTCACCTACCGCACGCTGTTCTCGTTGTTCGCGGGCGTGTTCCTCGGGTTCGCGATCGCGGGCCTGTGGCTGGCCGGCAATCCCAACGCGATGGACGCCCTGGTCGAGGCGCTGGACGCCGCGATCCCCGGCCTGGTCGGCTCGGGTGGGCTGATCGATCCCGGCGACCTGGTGCAGCCGCTCAGCTTCGGCATCGCCGGCTCGGTCGCGCTCATCGGGCTCGTCGGCACCGCGATCGGCGCGATCGACTCGTTGCGCGCGGCGTTCCGCACCATCGCGGCGAAGCCCGACAGCACGATGTTCGTGGTGTGGCGCATCCTGCTCGATCTCGCGACGGCGATCGGGTTCGGCGCGCTGCTCGCGGCGTCCGCGGTCGTCACGGTCGGGGGCACGGTGCTGGTCGGCACCCTGCTCGATCTCATCGGCATCGGGTCGGGGTCGCCGCCCGCGCGGATCGCGACGCAGTCGATCTCGGTCGTCGTCACCTTCGCGATCGACACCGTGGTGATCGCGTGCCTCTTCCTGCTGCTGTCGGGCGTGCGACCCCGCGCGAGGGAACTGTGGGTCGGTGCTGCACTCGGCGGCATCGGGCTCACCGTGCTGCAGGTGCTCTCGAGCCTGTTCGTGGGCGGCGCGTCCAACAACCCGCTGCTCGCCTCGTTCGGCTCGCTCATCGCCCTGCTGATCTGGCTGAACCTGTCGGCGCAGGTGATCCTGCTCGCGGGCGCTTACATCGTGACGGGGGTCGAGGAGCGCATCGACCGGGTCGCCGAGCGATACGGCGCCCGGTCGATGGCGCTCCGCCGGCTGCGCCGTGCGGAGCGGCGGGCGCAGGAGGCGGGCCAGGAGGTCGTCGCGGCCCGGGAGGCGGTCGAGCGGATCGCCGACTGAACCGGATGTCGCGACGGACGGGTGCGCCCGGGCCGGTCCACCGGCAGAATGCAGGGATGCCCCGCACGCAGCAGCTCGTCCGCCGCATCGTCGCCCCGCTCAGCCGGACCCGGGTGTTCCGGCGCATCGCCCCGGTGCTGCTGCCCGTCTTCGAGCGGCTCGTGTCGTGGGTGTCGGGCGGGCGCGCCCAGGTGAGCGGGCTGCTGGTGCCGTCCCTGGTACTGCGCTCCGTGGGTGCGAAGAGCGGTGCGCCGCGCGAGACCGTGCTCATGTACACGCCCGACGGCGAGGGTCGTGCGATCGTGGCGGGCACGAGTTTCGCGCGCGAGCGGCATCCCGCGTGGACCTACAATCTGCTCGCGCACCCCGACGCCGAGATCACCGTGCGCGAGCGTCGGCTCGCGGTCGTGGCGACCCTCATCCCCGACGACGA from Agromyces larvae includes the following:
- a CDS encoding YihY/virulence factor BrkB family protein, which translates into the protein MDERSDAPATRSDSGPVAGVRRLIAWVLSTKPARAFLLYQESHGPKLADSVTYRTLFSLFAGVFLGFAIAGLWLAGNPNAMDALVEALDAAIPGLVGSGGLIDPGDLVQPLSFGIAGSVALIGLVGTAIGAIDSLRAAFRTIAAKPDSTMFVVWRILLDLATAIGFGALLAASAVVTVGGTVLVGTLLDLIGIGSGSPPARIATQSISVVVTFAIDTVVIACLFLLLSGVRPRARELWVGAALGGIGLTVLQVLSSLFVGGASNNPLLASFGSLIALLIWLNLSAQVILLAGAYIVTGVEERIDRVAERYGARSMALRRLRRAERRAQEAGQEVVAAREAVERIAD
- a CDS encoding nitroreductase family deazaflavin-dependent oxidoreductase, which produces MPRTQQLVRRIVAPLSRTRVFRRIAPVLLPVFERLVSWVSGGRAQVSGLLVPSLVLRSVGAKSGAPRETVLMYTPDGEGRAIVAGTSFARERHPAWTYNLLAHPDAEITVRERRLAVVATLIPDDERDAAWARIERQWPGYRSYERESGRVVRLFRLRPVRELMR